One genomic region from Lycorma delicatula isolate Av1 chromosome 1, ASM4794821v1, whole genome shotgun sequence encodes:
- the LOC142317339 gene encoding uncharacterized protein LOC142317339 has translation MKKIGQGSRRSVSCDNVPFKTNRSSSLKCKTGSKAEEKIERQRISRVRFKENVLQKVNIPFEEQIYKNLVDLKVSDNDLHYGQDKRIKSKHFERIKDKEPELSEFYEPSFNEEYVLKIEKLQIDPLKVISYDGFSISDRMKNWQIS, from the exons atgaaaaagatTGGTCAGGGAAGTCGTCGATCTGTTTCTTGTGATAATGTGCCTTTTAAAACTAATCGAAGTagttcattaaaatgtaaaactgggTCTAAAGCTGAGGAAAAAATAGAACGTCAACGTATTTCACgagttagatttaaagaaaac gttttacaaaaagtaaacatACCGTTTGAAGAACAAATCTACAAAAATCTGGTTGATCTAAAAGTGAGCGACAATGATTTACATTATGGAcaagataaaagaattaaaagcaaacattttgaaagaattaaagaCAAGGAACCTGAATTATCTGAATTTTATGAACCATCATTTAATGAAGAATATgtacttaaaattgaaaaattacaaattgatcCATTGAAAGTGATTAGCTACGATGGATTTTCTATATCGGATAGAATGAAAAACTGGCAGATTTCATGA